In one Carettochelys insculpta isolate YL-2023 chromosome 6, ASM3395843v1, whole genome shotgun sequence genomic region, the following are encoded:
- the LOC142014075 gene encoding olfactory receptor 5AR1-like: MEERNHSEVTEFILSGLTDHPDLQIPLFGVFLLIYVITLVGNGGMILLISTEPRLQTPMYFFIKNLSFCDLCYSSVIVPKMLLNFLVESNSISYTACAVQLYFCTFFQDIECLFLAVMAYDRYVAICNPLLYTVNMSRLHCNQLVSGVYAVGMVDAVILTCFTFWRSFCHSNIIDHFYCDIPPLLALSCSDTFISESLMFASLFYIEVSSVVIILFSYVYIILTILGIHSTESRSKAFSTCTFHLTAVVIFYGTVLFMYFRPTSSYSMDTDKIASIFYTVLIPLLNPLIYSLRNREVKEALRKAMNKILSNY; this comes from the coding sequence ATGGAAGAAAGAAATCACTCAGAGGTGACTGAGTTCATTCTCTCAGGACTGACAGATCATCCAGACTTGCAGATCCCCCTTTTTGGGGTGTTCCTTCTGATTTATGTTATCACCTTGGTGGGGAATGGGGGGATGATCTTGCTAATCAGCACTGAGCCACGACTTCAAACCCCTATGTACTTTTTCATCAAGAATTTGTCTTTTTGTGATCTCTGTTACTCCTCAGTAATTGTCCCTAAGATGTTGTTGAATTTCTTAGTTGAGAGCAATAGCATTTCTTACACTGCCTGTGCTGTCCAATTGTATTTCTGTACCTTTTTTCAAGATATTGAGTGCCTCTTTCTTGCTGTGATGGCATATGACCGTTATGTGGCCATCTGTAACCCACTGCTCTATACTGTCAACATGTCCAGGCTGCATTGTAACCAGCTGGTGTCTGGGGTGTATGCCGTGGGGATGGTGGATGCAGTGATACTCACGTGTTTTACATTTTGGCGGTCATTCTGCCATTCCAATATCATCGATCATTTCTACTGTGACATCCCCCCACTACTGGCGCTCTCCTGTTCTGATACCTTTATCAGCGAGAGTTTGATGTTTGCCTCTCTTTTCTACATTGAAGTGAGCAGCGTTGTGATCATCCTCTTCTCCTATGTCTATATCATCTTGACGATCCTGGGGATCCATTCCACTGAGAGCCGgagtaaagccttctccacctgcactTTCCACTTGACCGCAGTGGTCATATTTTATGGTACCGTGCTTTTCATGTATTTTCGACCTACCTCCAGCTATTCCATGGACACAGACAAAATAGCCTCCATCTTTTACACAGTGCTGATTCCCTTGTTGAACCCACTCATCTACAGCCTGAGGAACAGAGAGGTGAAGGAGGCCCTGAGAAAAGCAATGAATAAAATCCTAAGCAACTACTGA
- the LOC142014970 gene encoding olfactory receptor 5W2-like: MEEGNRTQATEFIFLGLTDRPELQVPLFVVFLLIYILSLVGNGGMILLIRTEPRLHTPMYFFLSNLSFCDLCYSTIISPKMLLNFLAERKSISYTGCVLQMYFFISFSDVEFLLLAVMAYDRYAAICNPLLYTVTMSSQRCKQLVAGVYAVGFLDSLILTYFTFQLSFCSSNIINHFFCDIPPVLALSCSDTRISEIVMFASMCYVEVTSVVTVLLSYVYIFSTILGIRSADGRSKAFSTCTFHLTAVIMFYGTVLFMYFRPSSSYSMDTDKVASVFYTTVIPMLNPLIYSLRNMEVKDTLRKAINKFLSKS, translated from the coding sequence ATGGAAGAGGGAAATCGCACGCAGGCAACTGAGTTCATTTTTTTAGGACTGACAGATCGTCCAGAGCTGCAAGTCCCCCTATTTGTCGTGTTCTTACTGATTTATATTCTCAGCCTGGTGGGGAACGGGGGGATGATCTTGTTAATCAGGACTGAGCCTCgacttcacacccccatgtactttttcctcaGTAATTTGTCTTTTTGTGATCTCTGCTATTCCACAATAATTTCCCCAAAGATGCTACTGAATTTCCTAGCAGAGAGGAAAAGCATTTCTTACACTGGCTGTGTTTTGCAGATGTATTTCTTTATCTCTTTTTCAGATGTTGAGTTTCTCTTGCTGGCTGTGATGGCGTATGACCGTTATGCAGCCATCTGCAACCCACTGCTCTATACGGTCACTATGTCCAGTCAGCGTTGTAaacagctggtggctggggtctaTGCAGTGGGGTTTCTGGATTCATTGATACTCACGTATTTTACATTTCAGCTGTCATTCTGCAGCTCCAACATCATCAATCATTTTTTCTGTGACATCCCCCCagtgctggcgctctcctgctcTGACACCCGCATCAGTGAGATTGTGATGTTTGCCTCCATGTGCTATGTTGAAGTGACCAGTGTTGTGACTGTCCTCCTCTCCTATGTCTATATCTTCTCCACCATCCTAGGGATCCGCTCTGCTGATGGCCGTagcaaagccttctccacctgcactTTCCATTTGACTGCAGTGATCATGTTTTATGGCACTGTCCTATTCATGTATTTTCGACCCTCCTCCAGCTATTCCATGGACACAGATAAAGTGGCCTCTGTGTTTTACACAACAGTGATCCCCATGTTGAATCCCCTCATCTATAGCCTGAGGAATATGGAGGTGAAGGATACTCTGAGAAAAGCAATTAATAAATTCCTTAGCAAATCTTGA
- the LOC142014076 gene encoding olfactory receptor 5AR1-like, whose product MEKGNRSVVKEFILSGLTDHPDLQIPLFVVFLLIYVMTLVGNGGMLLLIMTDPRLHTPMYFFLGNLSFCDLCYSSIISLKMLLDFLAESKRISYTACAAQIYLFIAFSDFECLLLAVMAYDRYAAICNPLLYTVTMSKQRCKQLVAGISAVGLLDSFILTYFTFQLSFCSSNVINHFCCDIPPVLALSCSDIRLSEIVMFASMCYIEVTSVVTVLLSYVYIFSTILGICSMEGRRKAFSTCTFHLTAVVIFYDTVLFMYFRPSSSYSMDTDKMASVFYMLVIPLLNPLIYSLRNTEVKDALRKAMNKLLTNS is encoded by the coding sequence ATGGAAAAGGGAAATCGCTCGGTGGTGAAGGAGTTCATTCTCTCAGGACTGACAGATCATCCAGACTTGCAGATCCCTCTGTTTGTGGTGTTCCTTCTGATCTATGTTATGACCCTGGTGGGAAACGGGGGGATGCTCTTGCTAATCATGACTGACCCCCgacttcacacccccatgtactttttTCTTGGTAATTTGTCTTTCTGTGATCTCTGCTATTCCTCGATCATTTCCCTGAAGATGCTATTGGACTTCTTGGCTGAGAGCAAAAGAATATCTTACACTGCCTGCGCTGCACAAATCTATCTCTTCATCGCTTTTTCAGATTTTGAGTGTCTCTTGCTGGCTGTGATGGCCTACGACCGTTATGCAGCCATCTGTAACCCACTGCTCTATACAGTTACCATGTCTAAACAGAGATGCAaacagctggtggctgggatcTCTGCTGTGGGGTTGCTGGATTCATTCATACTGACATATTTTACATTTCAGCTGTCATTTTGCAGCTCCAATGTCATCAATCATTTCTGCTGTGACATCCCCCCAGTGCTGGCGCTCTCCTGTTCTGACATCCGCCTCAGTGAGATTGTGATGTTTGCCTCCATGTGTTACATTGAAGTGACCAGTGTTGTGACTGTCCTCCTCTCCTATGTCTATATCTTCTCCACCATCCTGGGGATCTGTTCCATGGAGGGCCGGCGCAAAGCCTTTTCCACATGCACTTTCCACTTGACTGCAGTGGTCATATTTTATGACACTGTCCTTTTCATGTATTTTCGACCCTCCTCCAGCTATTCCATGGACACCGACAAAATGGCCTCTGTGTTTTACATGCTGGTTATCCCCCTGTTGAACCCTCTCATCTATAGCCTCAGGAATACAGAAGTGAAGGATGCCCTGAGAAAAGCAATGAATAAACTTCTAACCAATTCTTGA